Proteins from one Chitinophaga oryzae genomic window:
- a CDS encoding methylated-DNA--[protein]-cysteine S-methyltransferase, translated as MKGNHRTIYQSRVETPLGMMIAGATDEGVCLLEFTERKILEAQWAGLRRLLKATVTEGTHPHFSLLQQELEAYFAGELHTFTVPLHMPGTDFQQAVWRLLLTVPYGDVRSYKQQATLLQRPDAVRAVGHANGMNRISVIVPCHRIVAGNGHLTGYGGGIWRKEWLLAHESRHQKKLNNIG; from the coding sequence ATGAAAGGAAACCATCGCACCATATATCAATCCCGGGTAGAAACGCCACTGGGCATGATGATTGCCGGCGCTACCGACGAAGGCGTCTGCCTGCTCGAATTCACTGAACGGAAAATCCTGGAAGCACAATGGGCCGGCCTCCGCAGACTGCTCAAAGCAACCGTCACGGAAGGAACACACCCCCATTTCAGCCTGTTGCAACAGGAGCTGGAGGCCTACTTCGCCGGTGAACTGCATACTTTTACCGTGCCGTTGCATATGCCGGGAACGGACTTCCAGCAGGCGGTATGGCGGCTGCTGCTGACCGTCCCCTACGGCGATGTGCGAAGCTATAAACAACAGGCCACGCTGCTGCAACGCCCCGACGCCGTACGCGCCGTCGGTCACGCCAACGGCATGAACCGCATCTCCGTCATCGTGCCCTGCCACCGCATCGTGGCGGGAAACGGCCACCTGACCGGCTACGGCGGCGGGATATGGCGCAAAGAGTGGCTACTGGCCCACGAAAGCCGTCATCAAAAAAAATTAAATAATATTGGGTGA